The Prionailurus bengalensis isolate Pbe53 chromosome A3, Fcat_Pben_1.1_paternal_pri, whole genome shotgun sequence genome includes a window with the following:
- the LOC122497486 gene encoding copper transport protein ATOX1-like, with translation MLKHELFVDMTCEGCSGAVSQVLNKLGGVEFGIDLPNGKVCVNSEHSVDLLLETLGKTGQAVSYLGPK, from the coding sequence ATGCTGAAACACGAGTTGTTTGTGGACATGACCTGTGAAGGCTGCTCCGGTGCAGTCAGTCAGGTGCTCAACAAGCTGGGAGGAGTTGAGTTTGGCATTGACCTGCCTAACGGGAAGGTTTGCGTCAACTCTGAGCACAGCGTGGATCTTCTGCTGGAGACCCTGGGAAAAACAGGACAAGCTGTTTCCTACCTCGGCCCCAAGTAG